From Carassius auratus strain Wakin unplaced genomic scaffold, ASM336829v1 scaf_tig00216516, whole genome shotgun sequence, one genomic window encodes:
- the LOC113098334 gene encoding uncharacterized protein LOC113098334 — translation MVHKCNLCLLILIVLSSLLTGTSGVNETHVFISSGEDVRLPCNNALPDCNSTTWNYNRHSAAVELIARGVFMKQIERHERLSLGSDCSLNINKISKEDYGSYSCRQYVNETQQGTDARIFLHVLHVSSSTSSSQTGISGGLSVTLFCQLYSFAGVSCDDWMSSEWINLFWVNQAGVKLNISDSRYQRSSSSDHCIISLTTTLLNDDHNREWRCEVTQRDQVKASVTHTVKRSADSTTAVIPVHITNSQYPLTTNTHLTKVIVVIVEFAVFAAPTVILLQIICSRRAGRKDSQQPEEIEMNTY, via the exons ATGGTTCATAAGTGTAATTTGTGTCTTCTGATATTGATCGTTCTTTCTTCACTTCTCACGG GTACCAGTGGAGTGAATGAGACTCATGTGTTCATCAGTTCTGGTGAAGATGTCCGTCTGCCCTGTAATAATGCTCTTCCTGACTGCAACTCAACTACATGGAACTATAACAGACATTCAGCAGCAGTTGAACTGATTGCTAGAGGAGTATTTATGAAACAAATCGAGAGACATGAGAGACTGAGTCTGgggtctgactgctctctgaacatcaaCAAAATCTCAAAAGAAGATTATGGATCTTACAGCTGCAGACAATATGTGAATGAAACACAACAAGGAACAGATGCTCGTATTTTTCTACATGTTCTTCATG TCTCTTCATCAACCTCATCCTCACAGACTGGGATCAGTGGAGGTCTCTCTGTGACTCTCTTCTGTCAGCTGTATTCATTTGCTGGAGTCTCTTGTGATGATTGGATGAGTTCTGAGTGGATTAATCTGTTCTGGGTGAATCAGGCTGGTGTTAAACTGAATATATCAGACTCCAGATATCAGAGATCATCCTCATCAGATCACTGTATCATCTCTCTGACTACAACACTCCTGAATGACGATCACAACAGAGAGTGGAGATGTGAAGTTACTCAGAGAGATCAAGTCAAGGCCTCAGTCACACACACTGTCAAGAGATCAG CTGATTCAACGACAGCAGTGATTCCAGTCCACATTACAAACTCTCAGTATCCCTtaactacaaacacacacctaaCTAAAG TGATTGTGGTCATTGTTGAGTTTGCAGTGTTTGCTGCTCCTACTGTGATTCTTCTTCAGATCATCTGTTCAAGAAGAGCAG GGAGGAAGGATTCACAGCAGCCAGAAGAAATAGAGATGAATACTTATTAG